A region of Sugiyamaella lignohabitans strain CBS 10342 chromosome A, complete sequence DNA encodes the following proteins:
- a CDS encoding glycine zipper family protein, with translation MGSHRRIRVQKDLFLQCHWKTEIVKSRSFSLPASAVDNLSSVFATTGSVTDSVTGSVTGSVNGSATDFEPDSVTGSSTGSATGSVVGFSANSATGSSISSVAGSETGSSTCSATGSSIDSTTGSAIVSLTNLTAGSVTGSATGSSTGSATGSTSGSTSGSATGSATTGSATGSTSGSATGSATTGSTAGSATGSATGSATTGSATGSATGSATGSAIVSSTGLTAGSATGSATGSLTTSLIGSAIVSAGGSASAASSSCDTSSGSPAYSGPTAIATVSANSFVSDPEASTSTGLLTAVESAISPSSSIFSTSGATLALSVTTAAEADFFFFFLFFFFFALELVLVTGLFTAAASDEPLAGESKSCLGAVAPAILPPVSTCLNHNSPILPINPVFSSYLAQSHTA, from the exons ATGGGTTCTCATCGGCGGATTCGTGTCCAAAAGGATTTGTTTCTGCAGTGTCATTGGAAAACGG AGATTGTCAAATCCCGATCATTTTCACTACCAGCTTCTGCAGTCGATAACTTATCTTCTGTATTCGCGACCACAGGTTCAGTTACAGATTCAGTAACTGGTTCAGTAACTGGTTCAGTAAATGGTTCAGCAACTGACTTTGAACCTGACTCTGTAACTGGCTCTTCAACCGGTTCAGCAACAGGCTCAGTAGTTGGCTTCTCAGCTAATTCAGCAACTGGTTCTTCAATCAGTTCAGTAGCTGGCTCAGAGACTGGCTCTTCAACGTGTTCAGCAACTGGTTCCTCAATTGATTCAACAACTGGTTCAGCAATTGTCTCCTTAACTAACTTAACAGCAGGTTCAGTGACAGGCTCAGCAACTGGTTCATCAACTGGTTCAGCAACTGGTTCAACAAGTGGTTCAACAAGTGGTTCAGCAACTGGTTCAGCTACAACTGGTTCAGCGACTGGTTCAACAAGTGGTTCAGCAACTGGTTCAGCTACAACTGGTTCAACAGCTGGTTCAGCAACTGGTTCAGCGACTGGTTCAGCTACAACTGGTTCAGCAACTGGCTCAGCAACTGGCTCAGCAACTGGCTCAGCAATTGTCTCCTCAACTGGCTTAACAGCAGGTTCAGCGACAGGCTCAGCAACTGGTTCTTTAACTACCTCTTTAATTGGCTCAGCTATCGTCTCCGCAGGTGGCTCGGCTTCAGCTGCTAGCTCTTCTTGTGATACTAGTTCTGGCTCCCCAGCATATTCCGGTCCAACTGCTATAGCCACTGTATCAGCTAATTCCTTCGTCTCTGATCCAGAGGCTAGCACATCCACTGGACTACTCACAGCTGTCGAATCAGCAATTtcaccatcttcttcaatcttTTCCACATCTGGAGCTACACTGGCATTGTCAGTAACCACAGCAGCCGAAGCagacttcttctttttctttttattcttcttctttttcgcACTTGAACTCGTGCTTGTAACTGGATTATTTACAGCAGCTGCATCTGACGAGCCATTGGCAGGAGAGTCCAAGTCCTGCTTGGGAGCTGTAGCACCGGCCATTCTACCACCTGTTAGCACCTGCTTAAATCACAATTCACCAATTTTACCCATAAATCCAGTATTTTCTTCTTACCTTGCTCAATCGCACACTGCGTGA
- the SEC16 gene encoding Sec16p (COPII vesicle coat protein required for ER transport vesicle budding; essential factor in endoplasmic reticulum exit site (ERES) formation, as well as in COPII-mediated ER-to-Golgi traffic; bound to periphery of ER membranes and may act to stabilize initial COPII complexes; interacts with Sec23p, Sec24p and Sec31p; GO_component: GO:0012507 - ER to Golgi transport vesicle membrane [Evidence IDA] [PMID 7593161]; GO_component: GO:0000139 - Golgi membrane [Evidence IEA]; GO_component: GO:0005783 - endoplasmic reticulum [Evidence IEA]; GO_component: GO:0070971 - endoplasmic reticulum exit site [Evidence IDA] [PMID 22675024]; GO_component: GO:0005789 - endoplasmic reticulum membrane [Evidence IEA]; GO_component: GO:0016020 - membrane [Evidence IEA]; GO_function: GO:0043495 - protein anchor [Evidence IDA] [PMID 12235121]; GO_function: GO:0043495 - protein anchor [Evidence IDA] [PMID 7593161]; GO_process: GO:0048208 - COPII vesicle coating [Evidence IEA]; GO_process: GO:0048208 - COPII vesicle coating [Evidence IDA] [PMID 12235121]; GO_process: GO:0006914 - autophagy [Evidence IEA]; GO_process: GO:0070973 - protein localization to endoplasmic reticulum exit site [Evidence IMP] [PMID 22675024]; GO_process: GO:0015031 - protein transport [Evidence IEA]; GO_process: GO:0006810 - transport [Evidence IEA]; GO_process: GO:0016192 - vesicle-mediated transport [Evidence IEA]): MAGATAPKQDLDSPANGSSDAAAVNNPVTSTSSSAKKKKNKKKKKKSASAAVVTDNASVAPDVEKIEEDGEIADSTAVSSPVDVLASGSETKELADTVAIAVGPEYAGEPELVSQEELAAEAEPPAETIAEPIKEVVKEPVAEPVAEPAVKPVEETIAEPVAEPVAEPVAEPVVAEPVAEPVAEPAVEPVVAEPVAEPLVEPVAEPVVAEPVAEPLVEPLVEPVAEPVDEPVAEPVTEPAVKLVKETIAEPVVESIEEPVAEHVEEPVSEPATELIEEPVAELAEKPTTEPVAEPVEEPVTESGSKSVAEPFTEPVTEPVTESVTEPVVANTEDKLSTAEAGSENDRDLTISIHIQESVEAPTAAYEIESSNDVNFVQTNSDQQIFDDLTKPQPSETDNFFDDKKDDVQETNFFAESDKKDNEPNNFFDEIEKNGQQEANANNIFSQTATEGSASGADFFSQPAVNSKEQPEEHDFFSQSAVSSNEQPQGDGFFSQPAVSSNEQPQDKDLFSQSAANSKERPQETDFFSQISAAKGPSTDSIENDTVSLLPSKKKSKLHEHKRDISVFAVADNDPFFSTLGSTKEEGPSEFPEEALQPPQKNLDRSQPSPSSQVVESPDLDRNPFEDNETNPFSNDTAETNPFGHESADENPFGSGEADDSLFVRLAEHADPSDTIAPASTQLKSDNSSIPATTATAPTVGTTAVTSTLSSLAFLEEDDDLLSDEDDAPLAIDASQSQKIKSQPSATPVTTSAPFTTPYTAPATTSTSPYNSYSIYQQPPQEERPKYTSRSSTANAFDLPTGIMPKHHVRPSPSYQNMVSAPGVGGYTPRQPSVYGTPEQPPTQKTVAPKKSFFEELPVVHRKPMSRKTSQTYEHASIGVPPHIQHQQIGSQFGPPLSNQNSTLPYSPTISAAGPPPIRSPSQAPASLAHNPYAPSPNSGPQLVGQAQSQYHRSSSPYTPIQHAIPPSHQRGAIPAANQYPQVGPVVPGVPPPGVPQASNVAVPGVLAPHNQYTAPTMAGGNAFSPPPPVPPASISRPSSIPNPYAPGVVPQSKSVYSHSRTNSAGSNHSATAGLAIPSGGYDDSAYKSAYSPKTGPTNTPPNPYANVPVAAPPSGYTSMANQYDPHNTAAANAVAAAVAHKSTAPPPTSTYGDLPPMLETSRSRQASHPQMAPPSVSYRSSPANQPASLNLKSAAAAAAAAAVTTGSIHDFHQSRPASVPIDNEALQKRQFPIFHFGNGRQIVSGLPPAIAFGNTHMEIKILSTKSVIKTDYELNAKFPSPLVNSKSAIKGKKKELEKWCDEKIAKLENEFKNSNVNANPKSIERASHRILLWKFLAILLKADTHLSRAPPEVLQSIKELLNPRLALVKNENVTTFSSASDLYKKGLHRRNSSTDYQMGMVPFSSEDLRNIFTALEIGNRAGALRIALDKHLWGHALLIASSLGPQQWNDAVAEFVREEVRSHPSSNSQSLALIYRVLAGSGAEAISELQPRLPLANMPANQRPESPSVNNWRMYLSLIVSNKSPNDSDAILELGKLLRKNGLIEASHIW, from the coding sequence ATGGCCGGTGCTACAGCTCCCAAGCAGGACTTGGACTCTCCTGCCAATGGCTCGTCAGATGCAGCTGCTGTAAATAATCCAGTTACAAGCACGAGTTCAAGTgcgaaaaagaagaagaataaaaagaaaaagaagaagtctGCTTCGGCTGCTGTGGTTACTGACAATGCCAGTGTAGCTCCAGATGTGGAAaagattgaagaagatggtgaAATTGCTGATTCGACAGCTGTGAGTAGTCCAGTGGATGTGCTAGCCTCTGGATCAGAGACGAAGGAATTAGCTGATACAGTGGCTATAGCAGTTGGACCGGAATATGCTGGGGAGCCAGAACTAGTATCACAAGAAGAGCTAGCAGCTGAAGCCGAGCCACCTGCGGAGACGATAGCTGAGCCAATTAAAGAGGTAGTTAAAGAACCAGTTGCTGAGCCTGTCGCTGAACCTGCTGTTAAGCCAGTTGAGGAGACAATTGCTGAGCCAGTTGCTGAGCCAGTTGCTGAGCCAGTTGCTGAACCAGTTGTAGCTGAACCAGTCGCTGAACCAGTTGCTGAACCAGCTGTTGAACCAGTTGTAGCTGAACCAGTTGCTGAACCACTTGTTGAACCAGTCGCTGAACCAGTTGTAGCTGAACCAGTTGCTGAACCACTTGTTGAACCACTTGTTGAACCAGTTGCTGAACCAGTTGATGAACCAGTTGCTGAGCCTGTCACTGAACCTGCTGTTAAGTTAGTTAAGGAGACAATTGCTGAACCAGTTGTTGAATCAATTGAGGAACCAGTTGCTGAACACGTTGAAGAGCCAGTCTCTGAGCCAGCTACTGAACTGATTGAAGAACCAGTTGCTGAATTAGCTGAGAAGCCAACTACTGAGCCTGTTGCTGAACCGGTTGAAGAGCCAGTTACAGAGTCAGGTTCAAAGTCAGTTGCTGAACCATTTACTGAACCAGTTACTGAACCAGTTACTGAATCTGTAACTGAACCTGTGGTCGCGAATACAGAAGATAAGTTATCGACTGCAGAAGCTGGTAGTGAAAATGATCGGGATTTGACAATCTCTATTCATATTCAAGAGAGTGTGGAGGCCCCGACTGCTGCATATGAGATAGAGTCATCTAATGACGTAAATTTCGTCCAAACAAATTCTGATCAACAAATTTTTGACGACTTGACTAAACCACAGCCTTCAGAAACAGATAACTTTTTTGATGATAAAAAGGATGATGTCCAAGAAACTAATTTCTTTGCAGAGTCGGATAAAAAAGACAATGAGCCAAACAACTTTTTTGATGAGATAGAGAAAAACGGACAACAAGAGGCCAACGCCAACAATATTTTCTCTCAAACTGCCACAGAAGGAAGCGcatctggtgctgattTTTTCTCTCAACCTGCTGTCAATTCAAAAGAGCAGCCCGAAGAGCACGACTTTTTCTCTCAGTCTGCAGTCAGTTCTAATGAACAGCCCCAAGGAGACGGCTTTTTCTCGCAACCTGCCGTCAGTTCCAATGAGCAACCCCAAGATAAGGATCTTTTCTCTCAATCAGCTGCCAATTCTAAGGAACGACCCCAAGAAACTGACTTTTTCTCTCAAATAAGTGCGGCAAAGGGCCCATCAACCGACTCAATTGAGAATGATACCGTATCTTTGCTCCCtagcaagaaaaaatccAAGCTTCATGAACACAAAAGAGACATATCTGTatttgctgttgctgacaaTGACCCGTTTTTCAGTACTTTGGGCTCAACAAAGGAAGAAGGTCCTTCTGAATTCCCAGAGGAAGCTCTGCAACCACCTCAAAAAAACCTGGATAGATCGCAACCTTCTCCGTCGAGTCAGGTTGTGGAAAGCCCTGATCTAGATCGTAATCCTTTTGAGGATAATGAAACTAACCCGTTTTCCAATGACACTGCAGAAACAAATCCTTTTGGACACGAATCCGCCGATGAGAACCCATTTGGTAGTGGTGAAGCTGATGATAGTTTATTTGTTCGCCTTGCTGAACATGCAGACCCTAGTGATACGATAGCTCCTGCATCGACCCAATTAAAGTCTGATAATAGCTCTATACCTGCTACCACAGCCACTGCCCCTACTGTTGGTACTACAGCTGTTACCAGCACATTATCATCTCTTGCATTccttgaagaagacgacgatttaCTTTCTGATGAGGACGATGCTCCCCTCGCTATAGACGCTTCTCAGTcccaaaaaatcaaaagtcAGCCTTCTGCTACACCCGTGACTACATCTGCTCCATTTACAACTCCCTACACGGCACCTGCTACTACAAGTACGAGTCCCTATAACTCATACTCTATttaccagcagccaccACAAGAGGAGAGACCGAAGTACACGTCTCGTTCGTCAACAGCAAATGCATTTGATTTACCAACAGGCATTATGCCCAAGCATCATGTACGACCATCTCCTTCGTATCAGAATATGGTATCTGCCCCTGGGGTTGGAGGTTATACCCCCCGACAACCGTCTGTTTACGGAACTCCCGAACAACCTCCGACTCAAAAAACTGTTGCACCCAAAAAATCATTCTTCGAAGAACTGCCAGTTGTTCATCGTAAGCCAATGTCTCGAAAGACAAGTCAAACCTATGAACACGCATCAATTGGCGTTCCTCCACAtattcagcatcaacagatTGGCAGTCAATTTGGACCTCCATTGTCAAATCAAAATTCTACTTTGCCATATTCCCCTACGatatctgctgctggaccACCTCCCATTCGTTCTCCCAGTCAAGCCCCAGCTTCTTTAGCACATAATCCTTATGCTCCATCTCCCAACTCTGGGCCACAATTGGTTGGTCAAGCTCAGAGCCAATATCATCGGTCGTCTTCTCCCTATACACCAATTCAACATGCCATTCCTCCTTCTCATCAGCGTGGTGCAATTCCGGCAGCTAACCAATACCCCCAAGTGGGTCCTGTTGTTCCTGGTGTGCCACCACCTGGTGTTCCACAGGCTTCTAACGTTGCTGTTCCTGGTGTCTTGGCTCCTCATAACCAATATACCGCCCCAACAATGGCAGGTGGAAACGCAttctcaccaccaccaccagtaccaccagcTTCGATTTCCAGACCTTCATCAATTCCCAATCCGTATGCTCCAGGTGTGGTTCCTCAAAGCAAGTCAGTGTACTCCCATTCTCGTACCAATTCTGCTGGTTCTAATCACAGTGCCACTGCTGGTCTCGCAATTCCATCTGGCGGGTATGATGATTCTGCTTACAAATCCGCTTATAGTCCTAAAACTGGTCCGACAAACACTCCGCCAAATCCATATGCCAATGTCCCAGTTGCCGCTCCCCCATCTGGTTATACGTCTATGGCCAATCAGTATGACCCTCATaatactgctgctgccaatgctgttgctgctgctgtggcCCATAAAAGTACTGCTCCACCTCCAACTTCTACATATGGAGACCTACCTCCTATGTTAGAGACCAGCAGATCGAGACAGGCATCTCATCCTCAGATGGCTCCTCCGTCTGTTAGTTACAGGTCTTCACCTGCCAACCAACCAGCATCGCTTAACCTTAagtcagctgctgctgcggccgctgccgctgctgtcACTACTGGATCAATACATGATTTCCATCAGTCACGACCTGCTAGTGTCCCTATTGATAATGAGGCCCTTCAGAAGAGACAGTTTCCTATATTCCATTTCGGTAATGGAAGGCAAATCGTGTCTGGACTACCTCCTGCCATTGCATTCGGTAATACTCACATGGAGATCAAAATCCTCAGTACTAAGAGCGTTATCAAGACCGACTACGAGTTGAATGCTAAGTTCCCCAGCCCATTGGTAAATAGCAAAAGTGCTATCAAAggcaagaaaaaagagctCGAGAAATGGTGTGATGAAAAGATTGCTAAGCTTGAAAACGAATTCAAAAACAGCAACGTTAATGCTAACCCCAAGTCAATTGAACGTGCTAGTCATCGCATTCTACTGTGGAAGTTTTTGGCCATACTGCTTAAGGCTGATACACATCTTTCACGTGCACCTCCAGAGGTTCTTCAATCTATTAAAGAGCTGCTTAATCCACGACTTGCTCTTGTAAAGAATGAGAATGTCACAACATTTTCATCTGCCTCTGATTTGTATAAAAAAGGTTTACACCGACGAAACTCCAGTACTGACTACCAGATGGGAATGGTTCCATTCAGTTCAGAGGATCTACGCAATATCTTCACTGCTCTTGAAATTGGCAACCGTGCTGGGGCACTCCGAATTGCTCTCGACAAGCATCTCTGGGGACATGCTCTCTTGATTGCTAGCTCGCTTGGTCCTCAGCAGTGGAACGACGCTGTGGCTGAATTTGTTCGCGAAGAAGTGCGTTCTCATCCATCGTCCAACTCGCAGAGCCTCGCTCTCATCTATCGAGTTcttgctggttctggtgccgAGGCCATCTCCGAGCTACAACCGCGTTTACCACTTGCTAACATGCCTGCAAACCAGCGTCCAGAATCGCCTTCTGTCAACAACTGGCGCATGTACCTCTCTCTCATTGTGTCAAACAAGTCTCCTAACGACTCGGATGCCATCCTTGAGCTTGGAAAGCTCCTACGGAAAAATGGCTTGATCGAAGCTTCGCATATTTGGTAA